One part of the Mariniblastus fucicola genome encodes these proteins:
- a CDS encoding DUF6265 family protein, protein MKSTFSLITLLFAACLVTQANAQQSKQRVSLFDGSTFQDWNGDTENTWRIKDGAIVAGSMDKPAARNEFLVTSKKYSDFDLRLKFKITGTQKINCGVQFRSERATEQDDVPLHEVIGYQADIGDDVHGCLYDESRRNRFLAKPDAKIASKVSGAADSDGWQTYRILAVGDRIQLWINGVQTVDYTESEKTIPQDGAIGLQIHGGMVGTIAYKDVTIQDLSNRDKISIDDFAWIAGHWQGDAMGGSFEETWNPPMAGEMLGMFKLAKDDKVSFYEIMTIVPKSNSFVLRLKHFSEGLVGWEEKNKSVDFPLISVSDSEICFDGLKFIKFDNDSLRIEVVVGKGDKSSTVAFDCKRAKN, encoded by the coding sequence ATGAAATCTACTTTTTCCTTGATCACACTTTTGTTCGCCGCCTGCTTGGTAACTCAGGCCAACGCGCAGCAAAGCAAACAACGCGTTTCCCTGTTCGACGGCAGCACTTTTCAAGACTGGAACGGCGACACGGAGAACACTTGGCGAATCAAAGACGGCGCGATCGTTGCTGGATCGATGGACAAGCCTGCCGCTCGAAACGAGTTCCTCGTCACTTCAAAGAAGTACTCTGATTTCGACCTGCGATTGAAATTCAAAATTACAGGGACTCAGAAGATCAATTGCGGCGTTCAGTTTCGCTCCGAACGAGCCACAGAGCAGGATGATGTTCCGCTCCACGAGGTGATCGGCTATCAGGCTGACATCGGCGACGACGTACATGGTTGTCTGTACGATGAAAGTCGTCGAAACAGGTTTCTCGCCAAACCCGATGCGAAAATCGCTTCGAAAGTTTCGGGCGCCGCTGACAGCGACGGCTGGCAAACGTATCGAATCCTCGCGGTTGGAGACCGAATCCAGTTATGGATCAACGGTGTTCAGACGGTCGACTATACCGAATCGGAAAAAACCATACCGCAGGACGGTGCGATAGGACTCCAAATCCATGGCGGCATGGTTGGCACGATTGCTTACAAAGACGTAACGATTCAGGATCTTTCGAACAGGGACAAAATTTCGATTGATGACTTCGCGTGGATCGCTGGCCACTGGCAGGGTGACGCCATGGGTGGCTCATTTGAGGAAACGTGGAATCCGCCGATGGCGGGCGAGATGCTGGGCATGTTCAAGCTGGCTAAAGACGACAAGGTTAGCTTCTACGAAATCATGACGATCGTTCCCAAAAGCAATTCTTTCGTCCTTCGCCTGAAACATTTTTCTGAGGGACTTGTTGGCTGGGAAGAGAAAAACAAATCGGTCGACTTCCCTCTGATTTCGGTATCAGACAGCGAGATTTGCTTCGATGGCTTGAAGTTCATCAAGTTTGACAATGACAGCCTTCGAATCGAGGTAGTTGTGGGAAAAGGCGACAAATCGTCGACCGTTGCTTTCGATTGCAAGCGGGCCAAGAACTAA
- a CDS encoding CBS domain-containing protein — MTHEISNMVASDIMVTRLVKLRPETDVFKAIEILVKNRISGAPVVDDQDQLLGVFSEKCCMQVLVDAAYEGLPTNQVQAFMDKDPDTVSENTQLISIANFFLITPSRRLPVLRDGRIVGQISRRDVIRAAAKRQAKHSDHSKRLLYLSALREMDDVPAV; from the coding sequence ATGACTCACGAAATTTCTAACATGGTCGCATCGGACATCATGGTGACGCGGCTGGTGAAACTGAGGCCAGAGACGGATGTGTTCAAGGCAATCGAAATACTGGTCAAAAACCGGATTTCAGGAGCTCCTGTCGTCGACGACCAAGATCAGCTACTGGGTGTTTTTTCTGAAAAATGCTGCATGCAAGTTTTGGTCGATGCGGCTTACGAAGGCCTGCCAACGAATCAGGTACAGGCTTTCATGGACAAGGATCCCGATACCGTAAGCGAAAACACTCAGCTGATCTCGATCGCAAACTTCTTTTTGATTACTCCCAGCCGACGGCTTCCCGTTTTACGCGATGGAAGAATCGTCGGTCAGATCAGCCGACGCGATGTAATCCGCGCCGCAGCAAAACGACAGGCCAAACATTCCGATCACAGCAAGCGATTACTCTATCTATCAGCGCTGCGGGAAATGGACGACGTCCCGGCAGTCTGA
- a CDS encoding phosphatidate cytidylyltransferase produces MLLALELLPHLSVEVLQTFGGLFVLLAISSVIVWLKNQRRFDFSDELTARTVTWWGIVLCLFVAIVASKLTAIILLGVISFFAMREYFHLVSVRESDKPVLIWALLSVPVQFYWVSIGWIGMFLVFIPVYMFILLPTRIVLGGNTDGFVKAVGAIQWGLMTTVFSLSHAAMLVTMPLSETPHVDPVWFSESARLGYGPALLVLLLVLTQLNDIAQFCWGKALGRRKILPSVSPGKTVVGMVGGVCTTVVIAGIVGPWLTVFDLPRALMAGLIVGLAGFGGDVCISAIKRDLGVKDSGSFLPGHGGLLDRLDSLTFAAPLFFHFTYYFYG; encoded by the coding sequence TTGTTACTGGCACTTGAACTTCTGCCTCACCTTTCTGTCGAGGTCCTGCAAACCTTCGGCGGACTCTTTGTGCTGCTCGCGATCAGTTCGGTGATTGTCTGGTTGAAGAATCAGCGGCGGTTTGACTTTTCCGACGAACTTACGGCCAGGACCGTGACGTGGTGGGGAATCGTGCTGTGTCTGTTCGTAGCAATCGTCGCTTCGAAACTCACCGCGATCATACTGTTGGGCGTCATCAGTTTTTTCGCAATGCGAGAGTACTTCCATCTGGTATCGGTGCGCGAAAGTGACAAACCGGTGCTGATCTGGGCTCTGCTATCCGTTCCGGTTCAATTCTATTGGGTCAGCATCGGCTGGATCGGAATGTTTCTCGTATTCATTCCGGTTTACATGTTCATCCTCTTACCAACCAGGATTGTTCTTGGCGGCAACACGGATGGATTTGTGAAAGCCGTCGGAGCCATTCAGTGGGGCTTGATGACGACGGTGTTCAGTCTGTCACACGCAGCGATGTTGGTGACCATGCCGCTGAGCGAAACTCCACATGTTGATCCGGTTTGGTTTTCCGAATCCGCCCGTCTCGGATACGGGCCCGCATTGCTGGTCCTGTTGCTGGTACTGACTCAGTTAAACGATATTGCGCAGTTTTGTTGGGGCAAGGCGTTAGGCAGGAGGAAAATCTTGCCCTCAGTGAGCCCGGGAAAAACGGTTGTCGGAATGGTCGGCGGCGTGTGCACAACGGTCGTGATTGCCGGAATCGTCGGGCCGTGGCTGACCGTGTTTGACCTTCCCCGCGCGTTGATGGCGGGCTTGATTGTGGGGCTCGCAGGCTTCGGCGGCGACGTCTGTATCTCAGCGATCAAACGTGACCTTGGAGTCAAAGACTCAGGCAGTTTCCTGCCGGGACACGGAGGTCTGTTGGATCGGCTTGATAGTCTGACGTTTGCCGCGCCATTGTTCTTTCACTTCACCTATTACTTCTACGGTTAA
- a CDS encoding CDP-alcohol phosphatidyltransferase family protein, with the protein MNKESNADLENRRPIKSRGMKLFQFLAQRLAASSVTPNMISCSSIAFGALAGASMAATTWVEATLLHGFLWLVAAAMIQGRLIANLLDGMVAVEGGKATVTGELYNEVPDRISDTFIFVGAGFACVGVTSLGWAAAVVAVFVAYTRAIGVSVGAGQVFAGPMAKPQRMALMTVVSVVLSALTFLDADQQLQSWILNGALAIIVLFGLVTAIRRLTIIGRAMQQNSRSQS; encoded by the coding sequence ATGAATAAAGAATCCAACGCAGATCTTGAGAATAGGCGACCGATCAAATCGCGAGGCATGAAGCTGTTTCAGTTTTTGGCACAGCGTCTGGCAGCCTCCTCCGTCACGCCAAACATGATCAGCTGTAGCAGCATCGCATTCGGAGCATTGGCCGGAGCTTCGATGGCCGCGACGACATGGGTTGAAGCCACGTTGCTTCATGGTTTTCTTTGGTTGGTTGCCGCTGCAATGATCCAGGGAAGATTGATTGCGAATCTGCTTGACGGGATGGTTGCCGTTGAAGGAGGCAAAGCCACCGTCACTGGCGAGTTGTACAACGAAGTTCCTGATCGAATCTCCGACACATTCATTTTCGTCGGGGCCGGCTTTGCCTGCGTTGGCGTTACTTCGCTCGGCTGGGCTGCAGCGGTGGTCGCCGTTTTTGTTGCCTACACTCGAGCCATCGGAGTCAGCGTCGGCGCGGGTCAGGTTTTTGCCGGACCCATGGCCAAGCCACAGCGAATGGCCTTGATGACGGTCGTTTCTGTCGTTTTGTCCGCATTGACGTTCCTCGATGCTGACCAACAGTTACAGTCCTGGATTTTGAATGGCGCTCTTGCGATCATTGTCCTGTTCGGATTGGTGACTGCGATTCGAAGACTGACTATCATCGGTCGCGCGATGCAGCAAAACTCCCGATCGCAATCCTGA
- the rpoC gene encoding DNA-directed RNA polymerase subunit beta' has translation MATAESTYDRINDYASVKISLARPHDIRSWSMGEVKKPETINYRTYRPEKDGLFCERIFGPEKDWECACGKYRGMKYKGMICDRCGVKVTHSRVRRKRMGHIELAAPVVHIWFFKAMPSRLGNLLAMKTSSLEKVIYFQDYVVTDPGTTDLEKQQLLTEEEYKAAKAEYGDGAFKAGMGAEAVRDLLNDLDLVMLSDQLRVDLAETGSKQKRKDFTNRLKIVEAIRDSDNKPEWMVLDVIPVIPPDLRPLVLLDSGNFATSDLNDLYRRIINRNNRLRKLVDLNAPEVIIRNEKRMLQQSVDALFDNNRCKRPVLGSSNRPLKSLTDMIKGKQGRFRENLLGKRVDYSARSVIVVGSRLKLHQCGLPKKIALELFQPFIIRRLKEMGHADTIKSAKKMLERKDEEVWDILEQVIRNHPVLLNRAPTLHRMGIQAFEPTLVEGNAIHLHPLVCKGFNADFDGDQMAVHLPLSIEAQVEAHTLMLSTNNIFAPSNGRPIMSPSQDTVMGCYYISLVLPNQKGEGMIFSSLDEADTAFNQGIISMHAKIKVRLDKDRGVRLSEEERLPSQIIETSYGRVMFNMMLPTGMDFYNHEMKSSDLATVVADAYQQLGRRATIDLLDDMNQLGFRESTRSGLSFATDDLVTPDTKSKIVADAEKEVLKLSKHYDRGVITGKERYNQVLEIWTHAREAITKQMMDAMKADDRGGEGYVNPVYLMAHSGARGGTAQISQLAGMRGLMAKPSGEIIETPIKANFREGLTVLEYFSSTHGARKGLADTALKTADSGYLTRKLADVAQNVVVTMEDCGTTRGISKGVIYRGEQVEVRISTALRGRVSRQNIVNPVTDEVVVAESQMITPDIARKIEEMGLEKIQVRSPMTCDAPLGVCRRCYGMDMSTGDMVEEGMAVGIIAAQSIGEPGTQLTMRTFHIGGVAMTSTEKNEEKCKKAGTIKYMRMRHVVNDKGESVVLNRNAEIAILDHRGRDLESYAIPAGAMLLVEEGAEVKEGAVLCRWNPFAAPVLSEVAGKVRFEDVIEGETMQAEQEASGTIRRTIIDFKGDLHPQIVIEDAEGKPLDVYYLSEQANILVDEGQTISTGTALAETPREASGISDITGGLPRVTEIFEARKPKDPSVLAEIDGIVSLGDKKRGKRTLIVTNEESEMEAEHMIPPGKRLLVQSGDRLTAGQQLVEGPLVPHDILRVSGEEAVQDYLTHEIQQVYRSQRVEINDKHIEVIIARMLRKVKIETAGDTDLLPGLICDRFDFQQVNANTAKCLRITDPGESDFAKGQIVPKVVIEETNARIETLGGKPCKGTKTKPATSSTQLLGITKASVQSSSFISAASFQETTKVLTEAALSGKVDNLVGLKENVILGHLIPAGTGFQSFQNSDVQYNMEAMEAAAAKPQATLESSFPLLEDGATPDAGGGATAPPVVDGSNDLMAAMAGTDAMNQLGAEFGVEANAGVVQDTPAAAPAPARAPTGGDDLTMIEGIGPKIADVLRSSGIASFTMLSVTSPDRIRELLAEEGGSFVNHDPTTWPDQAQLASNGEWDKLRAWQDVLVGGREPGAESIAPAEATPVVEEPAAPADDLTKIEGIGPKIGEALNNAGVTSFAQMASMSSQDIKDILTNSDGTFGNHDSTTWPQQAAMAAEGKWDELNQWQDELDGGKVVTPTEPDDLTKVEGVGPKVCELLIAGGIPTFQKLSEASVDSIKEILAAEGGMIATMDPTTWPQQAALAAAGEWEKLQAWQDELDGGKL, from the coding sequence ATGGCAACTGCCGAGAGCACCTACGATCGCATTAACGACTACGCTTCCGTGAAGATTTCACTGGCGCGTCCACACGACATTCGCAGCTGGTCGATGGGCGAAGTCAAGAAGCCCGAGACAATTAACTATCGAACGTACCGACCTGAAAAAGACGGTTTGTTCTGCGAACGAATTTTTGGACCTGAGAAGGACTGGGAATGTGCCTGCGGTAAGTATCGCGGCATGAAATACAAAGGCATGATTTGTGATCGCTGTGGCGTTAAAGTCACACACTCACGGGTTCGCCGTAAGCGTATGGGCCATATCGAGTTGGCGGCACCAGTTGTTCATATCTGGTTCTTTAAAGCGATGCCTTCGCGGCTTGGTAACTTGCTGGCGATGAAGACCAGTAGCCTTGAGAAAGTAATCTACTTTCAGGATTACGTGGTTACCGATCCAGGAACGACAGATCTTGAAAAGCAGCAATTGCTGACCGAAGAAGAGTACAAGGCTGCCAAAGCGGAATACGGCGATGGCGCTTTCAAAGCCGGCATGGGTGCTGAAGCCGTTCGCGATTTGCTGAACGATCTTGATTTGGTCATGTTGTCTGATCAGCTCCGTGTGGACCTGGCTGAAACTGGCTCCAAGCAGAAACGCAAAGATTTTACAAACCGGCTGAAGATCGTCGAAGCGATTCGCGATTCAGATAACAAGCCTGAGTGGATGGTTCTGGATGTGATCCCAGTCATTCCTCCGGACCTTCGCCCGCTGGTTCTGCTCGACAGCGGAAACTTCGCGACAAGCGACTTGAATGACCTCTATCGTCGTATCATCAACCGCAACAATCGTCTGCGTAAGCTTGTCGATTTGAATGCTCCGGAAGTTATCATCCGCAACGAGAAGCGTATGCTTCAGCAGTCGGTTGACGCTCTATTCGACAACAACCGCTGTAAGCGACCGGTTCTCGGTTCAAGCAACCGTCCGCTCAAATCTTTGACCGACATGATCAAAGGTAAGCAGGGACGTTTCCGCGAAAACCTGCTCGGTAAGCGTGTTGATTACTCGGCTCGTTCGGTAATCGTTGTCGGTTCACGACTGAAGCTTCACCAGTGTGGTCTTCCAAAGAAGATCGCTTTGGAATTGTTCCAGCCATTCATTATTCGCCGCCTTAAAGAGATGGGTCATGCGGACACCATCAAAAGCGCGAAAAAGATGCTCGAACGTAAGGACGAAGAGGTGTGGGATATCCTTGAGCAGGTGATTCGCAATCACCCTGTCCTGCTCAACCGTGCCCCTACCCTGCACCGTATGGGTATCCAGGCATTCGAGCCAACGCTCGTTGAAGGTAACGCGATCCACTTGCATCCATTGGTTTGCAAAGGATTCAACGCTGACTTCGATGGTGACCAGATGGCGGTTCACTTGCCGCTTTCGATCGAAGCTCAAGTCGAAGCTCACACGTTGATGCTTTCGACGAACAATATTTTCGCTCCGTCGAACGGTCGTCCGATCATGAGTCCTTCTCAGGACACGGTGATGGGCTGCTACTACATCTCTTTGGTTCTGCCGAATCAAAAAGGTGAAGGAATGATCTTCTCATCTCTCGACGAAGCAGATACGGCGTTTAACCAGGGAATCATTTCGATGCACGCGAAGATCAAGGTCCGCCTTGATAAAGATCGTGGAGTCCGACTCAGTGAAGAAGAACGTCTTCCAAGTCAGATCATTGAAACTTCTTACGGTCGTGTCATGTTCAACATGATGCTCCCGACGGGAATGGATTTCTACAATCATGAAATGAAGAGTAGCGACCTCGCGACGGTTGTTGCGGACGCGTATCAGCAGCTTGGTCGTCGCGCGACGATCGACTTGCTCGACGATATGAATCAACTTGGTTTCCGCGAAAGTACACGAAGCGGTCTGTCGTTCGCGACGGACGACCTTGTGACTCCGGATACGAAGTCGAAAATTGTCGCCGACGCGGAGAAGGAAGTTCTTAAACTTTCGAAGCACTACGATCGTGGTGTGATCACCGGCAAAGAACGTTACAACCAGGTTCTCGAAATCTGGACGCATGCTCGTGAGGCGATTACGAAGCAAATGATGGACGCCATGAAGGCGGATGATCGTGGCGGTGAAGGCTACGTGAACCCGGTATACCTGATGGCTCACTCTGGTGCTCGTGGTGGTACGGCTCAGATTTCTCAGCTGGCCGGTATGCGTGGTCTGATGGCCAAACCTTCTGGTGAGATTATCGAAACGCCGATTAAGGCGAACTTCCGCGAAGGCCTGACGGTTCTGGAATACTTCTCGTCAACTCACGGTGCTCGTAAAGGTTTGGCCGATACGGCTTTGAAGACAGCTGACTCGGGTTACCTGACTCGAAAGCTTGCCGACGTTGCACAAAACGTTGTCGTCACGATGGAAGACTGCGGTACGACCCGCGGTATCTCCAAAGGTGTGATTTATCGTGGTGAGCAAGTCGAAGTTCGTATTTCGACAGCTCTTCGTGGTCGCGTTTCGCGTCAGAACATCGTGAACCCGGTAACGGACGAAGTCGTTGTTGCTGAATCGCAGATGATCACACCAGATATCGCTCGCAAGATCGAAGAGATGGGCCTTGAGAAAATTCAGGTTCGCAGCCCGATGACTTGTGATGCACCGCTTGGTGTTTGCCGACGCTGTTACGGAATGGACATGTCGACCGGTGACATGGTCGAAGAAGGCATGGCGGTCGGTATCATCGCGGCTCAGAGTATTGGTGAGCCTGGTACTCAGTTGACGATGCGTACGTTCCACATCGGTGGTGTTGCGATGACGTCAACCGAAAAGAACGAAGAGAAATGTAAGAAGGCCGGTACGATCAAGTACATGCGTATGCGTCACGTCGTGAACGACAAAGGCGAAAGCGTTGTGCTCAATCGGAATGCTGAGATTGCGATCCTTGACCATCGCGGTCGTGACCTTGAGTCGTACGCGATTCCTGCCGGTGCGATGTTGCTGGTTGAGGAAGGTGCCGAAGTCAAAGAAGGCGCTGTCCTCTGTCGTTGGAATCCGTTTGCGGCTCCAGTACTTTCCGAAGTCGCTGGTAAAGTTCGCTTCGAAGATGTCATCGAAGGCGAAACGATGCAGGCCGAACAAGAGGCTTCCGGTACGATTCGTCGAACGATCATCGACTTCAAAGGTGACTTGCATCCGCAAATCGTCATCGAAGACGCTGAAGGCAAGCCGCTCGATGTTTACTACCTGTCTGAGCAAGCCAACATTCTTGTCGACGAAGGCCAAACGATCTCGACAGGTACGGCACTGGCCGAAACACCTCGTGAAGCGTCCGGAATTTCCGACATTACGGGTGGTCTGCCTCGTGTTACCGAGATCTTTGAAGCTCGTAAGCCAAAGGATCCATCAGTTCTCGCGGAGATCGATGGCATCGTGTCTCTTGGAGACAAGAAACGCGGCAAGCGTACGCTCATCGTGACCAACGAAGAGAGCGAAATGGAAGCGGAACACATGATTCCGCCTGGAAAGCGTTTGCTGGTTCAATCTGGCGATCGTTTGACCGCCGGACAGCAGCTCGTCGAAGGTCCGCTGGTTCCTCACGACATTCTCCGCGTCTCTGGCGAAGAAGCCGTTCAGGATTACCTGACTCATGAGATTCAGCAGGTTTACCGCAGCCAGCGTGTAGAAATCAATGACAAGCACATTGAAGTCATCATCGCTCGCATGCTTCGTAAAGTGAAAATCGAAACGGCTGGCGATACTGATCTTCTGCCGGGTCTGATTTGCGATCGTTTTGACTTCCAGCAAGTCAATGCGAACACGGCCAAGTGCCTGCGGATCACTGATCCTGGCGAGAGCGATTTTGCCAAGGGTCAAATCGTGCCGAAAGTCGTCATCGAAGAAACCAACGCCCGCATTGAAACTCTCGGTGGCAAGCCGTGTAAGGGAACCAAGACCAAGCCCGCGACCAGCAGCACGCAGTTGCTCGGTATCACCAAGGCTTCGGTCCAGAGTTCCAGTTTCATCTCGGCGGCGTCGTTCCAGGAAACAACAAAGGTGCTTACCGAAGCGGCTCTTTCTGGAAAGGTCGACAACCTTGTCGGTCTGAAGGAAAACGTCATCCTCGGTCACCTGATTCCTGCCGGTACAGGATTCCAGTCGTTCCAGAACTCGGACGTTCAGTACAACATGGAAGCGATGGAAGCAGCTGCAGCCAAGCCTCAGGCAACGCTCGAAAGCAGTTTCCCGTTGCTCGAAGATGGTGCTACGCCTGACGCAGGCGGTGGAGCAACTGCTCCTCCAGTCGTCGATGGTTCCAACGACCTGATGGCTGCGATGGCCGGCACAGATGCGATGAACCAACTGGGAGCAGAGTTCGGCGTCGAGGCAAATGCTGGCGTCGTTCAGGATACTCCGGCGGCCGCTCCGGCTCCGGCACGTGCTCCGACTGGCGGCGATGATCTGACGATGATTGAAGGTATCGGACCGAAAATCGCTGACGTCCTTCGCAGCTCTGGAATCGCAAGCTTCACCATGCTGTCTGTCACCAGCCCGGATCGAATCCGTGAGTTGTTGGCCGAAGAAGGTGGCAGTTTCGTCAATCACGATCCAACGACATGGCCCGACCAGGCTCAGTTGGCTTCCAACGGCGAATGGGACAAGCTTCGTGCTTGGCAAGATGTATTGGTCGGCGGTCGCGAGCCGGGTGCAGAATCAATTGCTCCTGCCGAAGCAACACCTGTCGTCGAAGAACCTGCTGCTCCAGCGGACGATCTGACAAAGATCGAAGGCATCGGGCCAAAGATTGGCGAGGCTCTCAACAATGCGGGCGTAACTTCGTTTGCTCAAATGGCTTCGATGTCATCGCAGGATATCAAGGACATTCTGACCAACTCCGATGGCACGTTTGGCAACCACGACTCGACAACCTGGCCGCAGCAAGCCGCGATGGCCGCTGAAGGGAAATGGGACGAGCTAAACCAATGGCAGGACGAACTGGATGGCGGAAAAGTCGTGACTCCAACAGAGCCCGACGACCTCACCAAAGTCGAAGGCGTTGGCCCGAAAGTCTGCGAGCTTCTGATCGCTGGCGGCATCCCGACGTTCCAGAAACTGTCAGAAGCCTCCGTTGACTCGATCAAGGAAATCTTGGCCGCTGAAGGCGGAATGATTGCCACGATGGACCCAACGACCTGGCCTCAACAAGCCGCGCTGGCTGCTGCCGGCGAGTGGGAAAAACTCCAGGCTTGGCAAGACGAACTCGACGGCGGCAAGCTGTAG